In Mycobacterium gallinarum, a single window of DNA contains:
- the pdxT gene encoding pyridoxal 5'-phosphate synthase glutaminase subunit PdxT: MSTPHVGVLALQGDTREHLAALRAAGAEASTVRRLRELESVDALVIPGGESTTMSHLLREFELLEPLRARLADGMPAYGSCAGMILLATEILDAGTAGRDATPLKAIDMTVRRNAFGRQVDSFEGDIDFTGLDEPVHAVFIRAPWVERVGPDVEVLGQAAGHIVAVRQGKMLATSFHPEVTGDRRIHKLFVGLL, from the coding sequence GTGAGCACCCCGCATGTCGGCGTGCTGGCGCTCCAGGGCGACACACGCGAACATCTTGCTGCGTTGCGTGCCGCGGGTGCCGAGGCCTCGACCGTCCGCCGGTTGCGCGAACTGGAATCCGTTGACGCGCTGGTGATCCCCGGCGGGGAGTCCACCACGATGAGTCATCTGCTTCGGGAGTTCGAGCTGCTCGAACCACTGCGCGCGAGGTTGGCCGACGGTATGCCTGCCTACGGGTCGTGCGCGGGCATGATTTTGCTTGCCACCGAGATCTTGGACGCCGGCACCGCCGGGCGTGACGCAACGCCGTTGAAGGCGATCGATATGACGGTGCGACGCAACGCGTTTGGTCGTCAGGTGGATTCGTTCGAGGGTGATATCGACTTCACGGGTCTCGACGAGCCCGTGCACGCGGTGTTCATTCGGGCGCCGTGGGTCGAGCGCGTCGGCCCGGATGTCGAGGTGTTGGGGCAGGCGGCAGGCCATATCGTCGCGGTGCGTCAGGGCAAGATGCTCGCGACGTCGTTTCACCCGGAGGTGACCGGCGACCGTCGCATCCACAAACTCTTCGTCGGCTTACTGTGA
- a CDS encoding acyl-CoA dehydrogenase family protein, whose product MSFDLELSADLVHIRDWVHEFATDVIRPAAAEWDEREETPWPIIQEAAKVGVYSMEFFAEQAGEPSGLGMLVAFEEMFWGDAGIALSILGTGLAAASLAGGGTPEQIAEFLPQMFGTVDDPKVGSFCSSEPGAGSDVGAILTRARYDEATDEWVLNGTKTWATNGGIAEVHIVVASVYPELGSRGQASFIIPPNTPGFRQGQKFLKHGIRASHTAEVVLDDVRIPGRLIIGGREKFEERIAKVREGKRSKGQAAMATFERTRPTVGAMAVGVARAAYEYALDYALQREQFGRKIGEFQAIAFKLADMKARIDAARLLVWRAGWMARNGKPFENAEGSMAKLVASETAVYVTDEAIQILGGNGYTREYPVERMHRDAKIFTIFEGTSEIQRLVIGRAVTGLPIR is encoded by the coding sequence ATGTCGTTCGACCTCGAACTGTCAGCCGACCTCGTCCACATTCGCGACTGGGTCCACGAATTTGCCACCGACGTGATCCGGCCGGCCGCCGCCGAATGGGATGAGCGCGAAGAGACACCGTGGCCGATCATCCAGGAGGCCGCAAAGGTCGGCGTTTACTCGATGGAGTTCTTCGCCGAGCAGGCGGGCGAACCGTCCGGCCTTGGCATGCTCGTCGCGTTCGAGGAGATGTTCTGGGGCGACGCGGGAATCGCACTGTCGATCCTCGGCACCGGCCTGGCGGCCGCATCGCTGGCCGGCGGCGGGACGCCCGAGCAGATCGCCGAGTTCTTGCCACAGATGTTCGGCACAGTCGACGACCCCAAGGTCGGTTCCTTCTGTTCGTCGGAGCCGGGCGCCGGCTCGGATGTCGGCGCGATCTTGACGCGCGCACGCTACGACGAGGCAACCGACGAATGGGTGCTCAACGGCACGAAGACGTGGGCGACCAACGGCGGCATCGCCGAGGTGCATATCGTCGTCGCGTCGGTGTATCCCGAGCTGGGCAGCCGCGGTCAGGCGTCGTTCATCATCCCGCCCAACACCCCCGGATTCCGGCAGGGCCAGAAATTTCTCAAGCACGGCATCAGGGCATCGCACACCGCCGAGGTGGTGCTGGACGATGTCCGCATCCCCGGCCGCCTGATCATCGGTGGCAGAGAGAAATTCGAGGAGCGGATCGCGAAAGTCCGCGAGGGCAAGCGTTCGAAAGGGCAGGCCGCAATGGCCACCTTCGAGCGCACCCGCCCCACAGTCGGCGCGATGGCGGTCGGCGTGGCCCGTGCGGCATATGAGTACGCGCTGGACTACGCATTGCAGCGTGAGCAGTTCGGCCGCAAGATCGGCGAATTCCAGGCCATCGCATTCAAATTGGCCGACATGAAAGCTCGCATCGACGCTGCGCGCCTGCTCGTGTGGCGGGCGGGCTGGATGGCCCGTAACGGCAAACCGTTCGAGAACGCCGAGGGCTCGATGGCAAAGCTTGTCGCGAGCGAAACCGCCGTCTACGTTACCGACGAGGCGATCCAGATCCTCGGCGGCAATGGCTATACGCGTGAATATCCGGTCGAGCGGATGCATCGCGACGCCAAGATCTTCACCATCTTCGAGGGCACCAGCGAGATTCAGCGGCTGGTCATCGGTCGCGCAGTGACGGGTCTGCCTATCCGCTGA
- a CDS encoding CocE/NonD family hydrolase: MTERHLNGPQTTGRDYRNLSRPQFEIRNDDNTQVPMRDGVTLLADVHRPKADGKYPALIAASPYPRQMQDFGAPAGFIEAGATDFWVSRGYVHVIANVRGTGGSGGTFAFFDPQERQDMYDLVEWAAAQPWCDGNVGMIGISYFAMTQLEAAVEKPPHLKAIFPVAVTADLYEAAAHHGLVSTSFITPFLSMMGLTSDRSDGFWRRNPAIALARKVLNAPPLHRKFATMNGEAAVTMMRALLKLPHSPHPWDDLWLDTVVKHPVRDDWWEARNLLPLLKNIDIPVYLGCDWENVPLHLPSTFAAWEALADNPNVRMALLGPFGLTWPWESLHHEALAWYDHWLKGYDTGVMDGSPIRYVLPGAEGWHTADQWPPAATSLTEFALRADGTLDTAEGTPGRREYLTLGAGLNRAKASPIDPPSQLRWTSAPLTATIDVVGDAELRLVASATAFDTAWIATLEHVAADGTTSEVTAGWLRASLRDVDEDASRPGAPALPCRRFIPVPIGEEVEYRIPLVPNARRFAAGDRIRLTLTSDDQDPNTPVIMNFRHASVGTSSLNTVSSASRLVLSVQG; encoded by the coding sequence ATGACCGAGCGCCACCTCAACGGGCCGCAGACCACCGGGCGTGACTACCGGAACCTCAGCCGGCCGCAGTTCGAGATCCGCAACGACGACAACACCCAGGTGCCGATGCGCGACGGCGTGACCCTGCTGGCCGACGTCCACCGCCCCAAGGCGGACGGCAAGTACCCGGCGCTGATCGCCGCGTCGCCCTATCCGCGTCAGATGCAGGACTTCGGTGCGCCCGCAGGGTTCATCGAGGCCGGCGCCACCGACTTCTGGGTATCGCGCGGATACGTCCACGTGATCGCGAACGTTCGCGGGACTGGCGGGTCCGGGGGCACCTTTGCATTCTTCGACCCGCAGGAACGCCAGGACATGTACGACCTCGTCGAATGGGCCGCCGCCCAACCCTGGTGTGACGGCAACGTCGGGATGATCGGCATCAGCTACTTCGCGATGACCCAACTCGAAGCGGCCGTTGAGAAGCCACCGCATCTCAAGGCGATCTTCCCCGTCGCAGTCACCGCGGATCTGTACGAGGCTGCCGCCCACCACGGCCTGGTCAGCACGTCCTTCATCACGCCATTCCTGTCGATGATGGGTCTGACATCTGATCGCAGCGACGGCTTCTGGCGCCGCAACCCCGCAATCGCCCTGGCGCGCAAGGTGCTCAACGCGCCGCCCCTGCATCGCAAGTTCGCGACCATGAACGGTGAGGCCGCGGTGACGATGATGCGCGCGCTGCTGAAGCTGCCGCACAGCCCCCATCCGTGGGACGACCTGTGGCTGGACACCGTCGTCAAGCATCCGGTGCGCGATGACTGGTGGGAGGCGCGAAACCTGTTACCGCTCTTGAAGAACATCGACATCCCGGTATATCTGGGTTGCGACTGGGAGAACGTGCCGTTACACCTGCCGTCGACCTTCGCCGCATGGGAAGCGTTGGCGGACAACCCGAATGTCCGGATGGCGCTGCTCGGGCCGTTCGGCCTCACCTGGCCATGGGAAAGCCTCCATCACGAGGCACTGGCGTGGTACGACCATTGGCTCAAGGGATACGACACCGGCGTCATGGACGGATCGCCGATCCGATACGTGCTGCCCGGCGCCGAAGGCTGGCACACCGCCGACCAATGGCCGCCCGCCGCGACGTCTCTCACTGAATTCGCGCTGCGCGCCGACGGGACGCTCGATACCGCAGAAGGCACGCCCGGTCGCCGGGAGTACCTCACCCTCGGCGCGGGCCTCAACCGGGCGAAGGCCAGCCCCATCGACCCTCCTTCGCAGCTGAGATGGACCAGCGCGCCGCTGACCGCGACGATCGATGTCGTCGGCGATGCGGAACTGCGCCTCGTCGCGTCGGCCACCGCCTTCGATACGGCGTGGATAGCGACGCTCGAGCACGTCGCCGCCGACGGAACCACCAGCGAGGTGACGGCCGGATGGCTCAGGGCGAGCCTGCGCGACGTGGACGAAGACGCAAGCCGCCCGGGAGCACCGGCGCTGCCGTGCCGGCGGTTCATCCCGGTGCCGATCGGCGAAGAGGTCGAGTATCGGATTCCGTTGGTGCCCAACGCCCGCCGCTTCGCTGCCGGGGATCGCATCCGACTTACCCTCACCAGTGACGATCAGGACCCGAACACCCCCGTGATCATGAATTTTCGGCACGCGAGTGTGGGAACCAGCAGCTTGAATACGGTGTCGTCCGCGTCTCGGCTGGTGCTGTCGGTCCAGGGCTGA
- a CDS encoding TetR family transcriptional regulator has protein sequence MPKNAPPGPRDERGVLSARILAAAREEFAQHGWAGTTIRAVARAADVDPALVYHYFGSKEALLDASTNPPQRWLESVANTWATPVDELGAALLRLMLGAWADEEIGPVLRAVLLTAAHDEATREKLRRVVESSLMGVSQLGVDERDRLVRSGLISSQIMGLAMMRFVWKIEPVASMADDELVAAVAPNLQQYVQGDLT, from the coding sequence GTGCCGAAGAACGCACCGCCCGGACCCCGCGACGAGCGGGGGGTGCTGTCCGCGCGCATCCTCGCGGCCGCCCGAGAGGAATTCGCCCAGCACGGGTGGGCCGGCACGACGATCAGGGCCGTGGCGAGGGCGGCCGACGTCGACCCCGCGCTCGTGTATCACTACTTCGGCTCCAAGGAGGCGCTGCTCGACGCCTCGACCAACCCGCCGCAGCGCTGGTTGGAGAGCGTCGCCAACACGTGGGCCACGCCCGTGGACGAGTTGGGTGCCGCGCTGCTGCGGCTGATGCTGGGTGCGTGGGCCGACGAGGAGATCGGCCCCGTGCTGCGCGCCGTTCTGCTCACCGCCGCCCACGACGAGGCAACGCGCGAGAAGTTGCGCCGAGTCGTCGAGAGCAGCCTCATGGGGGTCTCGCAGCTCGGTGTCGACGAGCGGGATCGCCTGGTGCGCAGCGGTCTGATCTCCTCGCAGATCATGGGGTTGGCGATGATGCGGTTCGTCTGGAAGATCGAACCGGTCGCGTCCATGGCCGACGACGAACTCGTCGCCGCGGTCGCGCCGAATCTGCAGCAATACGTCCAGGGGGACCTCACGTGA
- a CDS encoding YebC/PmpR family DNA-binding transcriptional regulator yields the protein MSGHSKWATTKHKKAVIDARRGKNFAKLIKNVEVAARVGGGDPAGNPTLYDAIQKAKKSSVPNDNIERARKRGAGEEAGGADYQNITYEGYGPNGVAVLVECLTDNRNRAAGEVRVAMTRNGGNMADPGSVAYLFSRKGVVTLEKNGQTEDDVLTAVLEAGAEEINDLDDSFEIICEPTDLVAVRTALQEAGIDYESAEASFQPSVTVPVDLDGARKVLKLVDALEDSDDVQDVFTNMDIPDDVAAQLDDEG from the coding sequence ATGAGCGGCCATTCCAAGTGGGCGACCACAAAGCACAAGAAGGCCGTCATCGACGCACGCCGCGGCAAGAACTTCGCGAAACTGATCAAGAACGTCGAAGTGGCCGCGCGAGTCGGCGGCGGTGACCCTGCCGGGAACCCGACGCTCTACGACGCGATCCAGAAGGCGAAGAAATCGTCGGTCCCGAACGACAACATCGAGCGCGCCCGCAAGCGCGGCGCCGGGGAAGAAGCCGGTGGCGCCGATTACCAGAACATCACCTACGAGGGCTACGGGCCCAACGGTGTCGCGGTGCTGGTCGAGTGCCTCACCGACAACCGCAACCGCGCGGCGGGCGAGGTGCGCGTCGCGATGACCCGCAACGGCGGCAACATGGCCGATCCGGGTTCGGTGGCCTATCTGTTCTCCCGCAAGGGCGTCGTGACCCTGGAGAAGAACGGTCAGACCGAGGATGACGTGCTGACCGCCGTGCTCGAAGCCGGCGCCGAAGAGATCAACGACCTCGATGACAGCTTCGAGATCATCTGCGAACCAACCGATCTCGTCGCCGTCCGTACCGCGCTACAGGAGGCTGGCATCGACTACGAGTCCGCGGAGGCCAGCTTCCAGCCGTCGGTGACGGTGCCGGTCGACCTCGACGGCGCACGCAAGGTGCTCAAGCTCGTCGACGCGCTCGAAGACAGCGACGACGTCCAGGATGTCTTCACCAACATGGACATTCCCGACGACGTCGCGGCTCAACTCGACGACGAGGGATAG
- a CDS encoding alpha/beta fold hydrolase, whose product MEILLPSGTIEYREEGDPDGPPVVLLHGLLMNDTQWDLALPHLPAGYRYLLPVLPIGGHRIPMRDDADLTMPGMVDVAADFLDALDLTDVTLVVSDWGGPLFLTDVGRDKRIARLVICPSEAYDNFPPGFPGKVTWVGTRTTGTVKMAMQQLRIGWLRRRFFLFGMMAAKPIPQHIIEAWTNPGIADVRIRRDLLKYARTRFDKSSLVRATNRLADFSGDVLVLWSRNRVMPVAHAEALAELTGGTLRYVDDAKVLIMLDQPEETARAIGEFLKG is encoded by the coding sequence ATGGAAATCCTCCTGCCTTCCGGGACCATCGAATACCGCGAGGAAGGCGACCCGGACGGCCCGCCGGTCGTGCTGTTGCACGGTCTGCTGATGAACGACACACAGTGGGACCTCGCCCTACCGCACCTGCCGGCCGGCTACCGCTACCTGCTGCCGGTGCTGCCGATCGGCGGGCACCGCATCCCGATGCGCGACGATGCCGATCTCACGATGCCCGGCATGGTCGACGTCGCCGCCGATTTCCTCGACGCACTGGATCTCACCGACGTCACGCTCGTGGTGTCCGACTGGGGCGGTCCGCTGTTCCTCACCGACGTCGGGCGCGACAAACGCATCGCCCGACTCGTGATCTGCCCGTCAGAGGCGTATGACAACTTCCCTCCCGGGTTCCCCGGCAAGGTCACCTGGGTCGGCACTCGCACCACCGGGACCGTCAAGATGGCGATGCAGCAGTTGCGCATCGGCTGGCTCCGTCGCCGCTTCTTCCTCTTCGGCATGATGGCCGCCAAGCCCATCCCCCAGCACATCATCGAGGCGTGGACGAATCCGGGAATCGCCGACGTGCGGATTCGCCGCGACCTGCTCAAGTACGCACGGACCAGGTTCGACAAGTCCTCGCTCGTGCGCGCGACCAACCGGCTCGCGGACTTCTCGGGCGACGTGCTGGTGCTGTGGAGCCGCAATCGTGTGATGCCCGTCGCGCACGCTGAGGCCTTGGCCGAATTGACCGGTGGCACTTTGCGTTACGTCGACGATGCCAAGGTACTGATCATGCTCGATCAGCCCGAGGAAACCGCCCGGGCAATCGGCGAGTTCCTCAAGGGCTGA
- a CDS encoding TetR/AcrR family transcriptional regulator, translating into MARSTRESILTAAAELMRHRGYAAVGMKDIAQASGAPIGSLYHHFRGGKVQIAREALINAGAAYGLLIPTLIDEYNDLGQAFEGVFAQAAQDMAATGFANMCPVASVAAEVADTVEELRETSAAVFRGWIDGGAAYFAARGLAPQLAREVTLALIGALEGAFVLARTMRDTAPLLAAGATLGPQYRGIALAEPAQRLPLEDRANSSS; encoded by the coding sequence ATGGCAAGATCCACGCGCGAATCGATCCTCACCGCCGCCGCGGAGCTGATGCGGCACCGCGGGTACGCGGCGGTGGGCATGAAAGACATCGCCCAGGCCTCGGGTGCGCCGATCGGCTCGCTGTACCACCACTTCCGCGGCGGCAAGGTGCAGATCGCGCGTGAAGCGCTGATCAACGCGGGAGCGGCGTACGGGCTACTCATCCCGACGCTCATCGACGAATACAACGACCTCGGCCAGGCGTTCGAGGGCGTCTTTGCCCAGGCCGCGCAGGACATGGCCGCGACAGGGTTCGCGAATATGTGCCCGGTCGCCAGCGTCGCCGCTGAGGTGGCCGACACCGTCGAAGAACTGCGCGAGACCTCAGCCGCGGTGTTCCGGGGCTGGATCGACGGCGGTGCCGCCTACTTTGCCGCCCGCGGTCTGGCGCCACAGTTGGCGCGCGAGGTGACCTTGGCGCTCATCGGCGCATTGGAGGGCGCGTTCGTGTTGGCGCGGACGATGCGCGATACCGCGCCGCTGCTGGCCGCGGGCGCGACGCTGGGCCCGCAATACCGGGGCATCGCCTTGGCCGAGCCGGCTCAGCGGCTGCCGTTGGAGGACCGGGCGAACTCGTCGTCGTAG
- a CDS encoding mechanosensitive ion channel family protein, producing MPDENELETATNLAVTFAWAAGAMVAAYLLGVVLTWALGRIGRRSAMLCDVAELTRMPVRFTLMVAAASISVQRTSDPADSWRRMVDHSLVILLILGVTWLLTGLVRVAERRMIARFGGGGEQISDADRRWRRVRTQVTVLRRLAIAIVVVFGGAAVLMTFPAFSDIGTTVFASAGVLSVVAGLAAQTSLGAVFAGMQIAFSGAIRVGDVVQLENGQWWGRVEEITLSYVVVRLWDERRLVLPSTYFTTEPFENWTRSDTEIMGSVEFDVDFSVPFDDMRAELDRLLAESELWDGRRGVLQVTDAVGGMVRVRIVVSAPNAGALFDLRCNVREGMVDWVQHRQVLPTQRIEPAAPTEPRKRSDEDGATPRVASGMFSGSPEAEERARAFDEHADYDDEFARSSNGSR from the coding sequence ATGCCCGACGAGAACGAACTGGAAACCGCAACAAATCTCGCCGTCACCTTCGCGTGGGCCGCAGGCGCCATGGTCGCCGCGTACCTGTTGGGAGTGGTGCTGACCTGGGCGCTGGGCCGCATCGGTCGCCGTAGTGCCATGCTCTGCGACGTCGCCGAACTCACGCGGATGCCGGTGCGGTTCACGCTGATGGTCGCTGCGGCGTCCATCTCGGTGCAGCGGACGTCGGATCCGGCCGACTCCTGGCGCAGGATGGTCGACCATTCGCTGGTGATCCTGCTGATCCTGGGGGTGACCTGGCTGCTCACCGGCCTCGTCCGGGTCGCGGAACGGCGCATGATCGCCAGATTCGGCGGTGGCGGTGAGCAGATCTCCGACGCCGATCGCCGCTGGCGACGGGTTCGCACGCAGGTCACGGTCCTGCGCAGGCTCGCGATCGCCATCGTGGTGGTCTTCGGCGGCGCCGCGGTACTGATGACGTTCCCGGCGTTCTCCGATATCGGGACCACGGTGTTCGCGTCGGCCGGCGTCCTGTCCGTCGTCGCGGGTCTGGCGGCGCAAACCTCTCTCGGCGCGGTGTTCGCAGGTATGCAGATCGCGTTCTCCGGCGCCATCCGCGTCGGCGACGTCGTCCAACTCGAGAACGGCCAATGGTGGGGTCGCGTCGAGGAGATCACCCTGAGTTACGTCGTGGTGCGCCTCTGGGACGAGCGCCGCCTCGTGCTGCCGTCGACGTACTTCACGACGGAACCGTTCGAGAACTGGACCCGCAGCGACACCGAGATCATGGGCAGCGTCGAGTTCGACGTGGACTTCTCCGTGCCGTTCGACGACATGCGTGCCGAACTGGACCGGCTGCTCGCAGAGAGTGAGTTGTGGGACGGCAGGCGTGGCGTCCTGCAGGTGACCGACGCCGTGGGCGGCATGGTGCGGGTACGAATCGTGGTCAGCGCCCCGAACGCCGGCGCGCTGTTCGACCTCCGGTGCAATGTGCGCGAGGGCATGGTGGATTGGGTTCAGCATCGGCAGGTGCTGCCGACCCAGCGCATCGAACCCGCCGCGCCCACTGAACCACGCAAGCGCAGCGACGAAGACGGCGCGACGCCTCGAGTGGCGTCCGGCATGTTCTCGGGCAGCCCCGAAGCCGAGGAACGCGCCAGGGCTTTCGATGAGCACGCCGACTACGACGACGAGTTCGCCCGGTCCTCCAACGGCAGCCGCTGA
- the ruvC gene encoding crossover junction endodeoxyribonuclease RuvC, translating to MRVMGVDPGLTRCGLSVIEGGTGRRVIALDVDVVRTPSDEPLHRRLLTISDTVEYWMDTHRPDVIAIERVFANQNANTAMGTAQAGGVIALAAARRDIDVYFHTPSEVKAAVTGNGRADKAQVTTMVTKILALQAKPTPADAADALALAICHCWRAPMIARMAAAEAMAAEQQRKYQATIKAKAKAAR from the coding sequence GTGCGGGTGATGGGTGTCGACCCTGGGTTGACGCGGTGCGGGCTGTCCGTCATCGAGGGCGGCACCGGGCGGCGCGTCATCGCGCTGGACGTCGACGTCGTCCGCACCCCGTCCGACGAGCCGCTGCACCGCCGGTTGCTCACCATCAGCGACACCGTCGAGTACTGGATGGACACCCACCGCCCCGACGTCATCGCGATCGAGCGCGTCTTCGCCAACCAGAACGCGAACACAGCGATGGGCACCGCGCAGGCCGGCGGTGTCATTGCGCTTGCCGCCGCCAGGCGCGACATCGACGTGTATTTCCACACACCCAGCGAGGTGAAGGCCGCCGTCACCGGAAACGGGCGGGCCGATAAGGCGCAGGTCACCACGATGGTCACCAAAATCCTTGCCCTACAGGCGAAGCCGACGCCCGCCGACGCGGCCGACGCGCTGGCATTGGCGATCTGTCATTGCTGGCGGGCTCCGATGATCGCGCGAATGGCCGCGGCCGAGGCCATGGCAGCCGAGCAGCAACGCAAGTACCAGGCCACGATCAAGGCGAAGGCAAAGGCGGCACGATGA
- the ruvA gene encoding Holliday junction branch migration protein RuvA, whose translation MIASVRGEVLDIALDHVVIEAAGVGYKVMATPTTLATLHRGDEARLITAMIVREDSMTLYGFSDADARNLFLTLLAVSGIGPSIALGALAMYDGPTLRRAIADADITALTRIPKVGKKTAELMALSLRDKMGANTPSGAPAMNGHAVRGPVVEALVGLGFALKQAEEATDKVLANDPEASTTSALRLALSMLGKK comes from the coding sequence ATGATTGCATCCGTTCGCGGAGAGGTCCTCGACATAGCTCTCGATCACGTTGTCATCGAGGCTGCGGGTGTCGGATACAAAGTGATGGCGACGCCGACCACGCTGGCGACGCTGCACCGCGGCGACGAAGCCCGGCTCATCACCGCGATGATCGTGCGCGAGGATTCGATGACGCTGTACGGCTTTTCCGACGCCGACGCCCGCAACCTGTTTCTGACGCTGCTCGCGGTGTCCGGTATCGGGCCAAGCATCGCGCTGGGCGCACTGGCGATGTACGACGGACCCACGCTGCGCCGTGCCATCGCCGACGCCGACATCACCGCGCTGACCCGGATCCCGAAGGTCGGCAAGAAGACCGCCGAGCTGATGGCGCTGAGCCTGCGCGACAAGATGGGGGCCAACACACCGTCCGGCGCCCCCGCGATGAACGGACATGCCGTGCGCGGCCCCGTCGTCGAAGCGCTTGTCGGCCTTGGCTTTGCGCTCAAGCAGGCCGAAGAGGCCACCGACAAGGTGCTCGCCAATGACCCGGAAGCCAGCACCACCAGTGCGCTGCGCCTGGCGCTGTCCATGTTGGGTAAGAAGTGA
- the ruvB gene encoding Holliday junction branch migration DNA helicase RuvB — protein MSGRFEDAEPGDTADREVSAALTVGEGDIDASLRPRSLGEFIGQPRVREQLQLVLEGAKNRGGTPDHILLSGPPGLGKTSLAMIIAAELGTSLRVTSGPALERAGDLAAMLSNLVEHDVLFIDEIHRIARPAEEMLYLAMEDFRVDVVVGKGPGATSIPLEVAPFTLVGATTRSGALTGPLRDRFGFTAHMDFYEPAELERVLTRSAGILGIELQSDAGAEVARRSRGTPRIANRLLRRVRDFAEVRADGVITRDIAKSALAVYDVDELGLDRLDRAVLSALTRSFGGGPVGVSTLAVAVGEEATTVEEVCEPFLVRAGMIARTPRGRVATAQAWTHLGMTPPAGATGFGQPGLFE, from the coding sequence GTGAGCGGTCGCTTCGAGGACGCGGAACCCGGCGACACCGCCGACAGGGAGGTGTCGGCCGCCTTGACTGTCGGCGAGGGGGACATCGACGCCAGTCTGCGGCCGCGATCGCTCGGTGAGTTCATCGGTCAGCCCCGCGTCCGCGAGCAGCTGCAGCTGGTTCTCGAGGGCGCGAAGAACCGCGGTGGCACGCCGGATCACATCCTGCTGTCCGGCCCGCCGGGGCTGGGCAAGACCTCGCTGGCGATGATCATCGCCGCCGAGCTCGGAACCTCGCTGCGGGTCACCTCCGGACCCGCGCTGGAACGGGCGGGCGACCTGGCGGCCATGCTGTCGAATCTCGTCGAGCACGACGTGCTGTTCATCGACGAGATACACCGCATCGCCAGGCCCGCCGAGGAAATGCTGTACCTCGCGATGGAGGACTTTCGCGTCGATGTCGTGGTCGGCAAGGGGCCGGGTGCCACCTCCATTCCGCTCGAGGTCGCGCCGTTCACCCTCGTCGGCGCCACGACCCGTTCGGGGGCGCTGACAGGTCCGCTGCGTGACAGGTTCGGCTTCACCGCGCACATGGACTTCTACGAACCGGCGGAACTCGAGAGGGTGCTGACGCGGTCGGCCGGCATCCTCGGTATCGAACTCCAGAGCGACGCGGGTGCCGAAGTCGCGCGGCGCTCGCGCGGGACTCCGCGTATCGCCAACCGGTTGTTGCGACGGGTACGCGACTTCGCCGAAGTACGCGCCGACGGTGTCATCACCCGTGACATCGCGAAGTCCGCGCTGGCGGTGTACGACGTCGACGAGCTGGGGTTGGACCGCCTCGACCGGGCCGTATTGTCCGCACTCACACGTAGTTTCGGTGGTGGCCCCGTCGGGGTGTCGACGCTGGCGGTCGCGGTGGGGGAGGAAGCCACGACGGTCGAGGAGGTGTGCGAGCCGTTCCTGGTGCGTGCCGGCATGATCGCCCGCACGCCGCGCGGGCGCGTCGCCACCGCACAGGCCTGGACCCATCTCGGAATGACACCCCCGGCCGGAGCGACCGGTTTCGGGCAGCCCGGCCTGTTCGAATAG
- a CDS encoding DUF1304 domain-containing protein, whose product MGFAGLFFAALAALLHVYIWVMESLTWTSKRTRATFGITEEEALATKEMAFNQGFYNLFLAIVTVTGIVIGGLGHNYIGLALIFAGTGSMLAAAVVLLLSSPDKARAAVTQGILPLIAIILLIIGLTL is encoded by the coding sequence ATGGGGTTCGCGGGACTCTTCTTCGCCGCTCTGGCGGCCTTGCTGCACGTCTACATCTGGGTGATGGAGTCACTGACGTGGACCTCCAAGCGCACCAGAGCAACCTTCGGCATCACCGAGGAGGAGGCGCTGGCCACCAAGGAGATGGCGTTCAACCAGGGTTTCTACAACCTGTTTCTGGCGATCGTCACCGTGACGGGCATCGTCATCGGCGGACTCGGCCACAACTACATCGGCCTCGCGCTGATCTTCGCCGGCACCGGTTCCATGCTTGCCGCGGCGGTGGTGCTGCTGCTGTCCTCTCCCGATAAGGCGCGCGCCGCTGTGACACAAGGAATCCTGCCGTTGATCGCGATCATCCTGCTCATCATCGGGCTGACGCTATAG